The Oxalobacteraceae bacterium OTU3CINTB1 genome includes a window with the following:
- a CDS encoding PEP-CTERM sorting domain-containing protein, producing the protein MSSISSCIKLAFASAILAAATASAATINIDFETMPGADGKFGTADDVAMESTFVTQIRDQLAPAGLTFTQGSIMQWSFFNGDEKNHFLSSTSPIGTFSIPVYGISIESKSYWKATLTAYGASGNVLAVNTLPSTNGALGLLSVTTTEAIASFSILPDSPNLILNLDNMVLTVSPVPEPSTWGMFGAGLALLGWQRRRTLRG; encoded by the coding sequence ATGTCATCGATCAGCTCATGCATCAAACTGGCTTTCGCTTCGGCGATCCTGGCTGCCGCCACCGCGTCCGCCGCCACCATCAACATCGACTTCGAGACCATGCCGGGGGCCGATGGAAAGTTCGGCACGGCCGACGATGTGGCAATGGAGTCCACCTTTGTCACCCAGATACGCGATCAACTGGCGCCGGCCGGCCTCACGTTCACCCAGGGATCGATCATGCAATGGTCATTTTTCAATGGTGATGAGAAGAATCATTTTCTGTCGTCGACCAGCCCAATCGGGACGTTCAGCATTCCCGTATACGGCATCAGCATTGAAAGCAAATCCTATTGGAAGGCCACGTTGACCGCCTATGGCGCTTCTGGCAACGTATTGGCCGTGAACACCCTGCCATCGACGAATGGCGCGCTGGGGCTGTTGTCTGTGACGACCACCGAAGCCATCGCCAGCTTCTCCATCTTGCCGGACAGTCCCAACTTGATCCTGAATCTCGACAACATGGTGCTGACGGTATCGCCCGTGCCTGAACCGTCGACCTGGGGCATGTTCGGCGCCGGTCTGGCGCTGCTCGGATGGCAGCGTCGCCGGACGTTGCGCGGCTAA
- a CDS encoding mechanosensitive ion channel family protein encodes MELDYFSDMHEGPWRAAAVVGVSAVVFVAVALLLHRAGIMLLRRIARNRPYTTNAIKYGWRPSQLCMALFALRIVLTGAPENMPLLVPISRINNVLLIIGLTWLAIACVNSIKRTITDVNPVDAADNLRARRLLTQTAVLTRSANFIIGLIGLGFVLLTLPGARQVGASLLASAGVAGLVAGIAARPVLGNFIAGLQIAFSQPIRLDDVLIVKGEWGRVERITGTYVVVRIWDERRLIVPLQWFIENPFENWTHTSSSILGTVFLWLDFSVPVPAIRAEFERITHASSRWDQRVCVLHVTDADDRGMQLRLLISAQDSGTAFDLRCEIREAIIAFVAANYPDSLPRLRPVLDAPGPQEESLGKRAVHVADSPAP; translated from the coding sequence ATGGAACTCGACTATTTTTCTGATATGCATGAAGGGCCGTGGCGCGCCGCCGCAGTGGTGGGCGTCAGCGCCGTGGTGTTTGTTGCCGTGGCTCTACTGTTGCATCGGGCGGGCATTATGCTGCTCCGCCGCATAGCGCGAAACCGGCCTTACACCACCAACGCCATCAAGTACGGTTGGCGTCCGAGCCAGCTGTGCATGGCGCTGTTCGCGCTGCGCATCGTGCTGACCGGTGCGCCCGAAAACATGCCGTTGCTGGTGCCTATCTCGCGCATCAACAATGTACTGCTGATCATCGGCCTGACATGGCTGGCCATCGCCTGCGTCAATTCCATCAAGCGCACGATCACCGACGTCAATCCGGTCGACGCGGCCGACAACCTGCGCGCGCGCCGGCTGCTGACGCAAACGGCGGTGCTCACCCGCAGCGCCAACTTCATCATCGGGCTGATTGGGCTGGGTTTCGTGCTGCTGACGTTGCCGGGAGCGCGGCAGGTCGGCGCCAGTTTGCTGGCTTCGGCGGGCGTGGCGGGCCTGGTGGCCGGTATCGCCGCGCGGCCTGTGCTGGGCAACTTTATTGCTGGGTTGCAGATCGCTTTCTCGCAACCGATCCGGCTGGACGACGTGCTGATCGTCAAGGGCGAATGGGGGCGTGTGGAGCGTATCACCGGCACCTATGTCGTGGTGCGGATTTGGGACGAGCGGCGCTTGATCGTGCCGCTCCAATGGTTTATCGAAAATCCGTTCGAGAACTGGACGCATACCTCATCGTCGATACTCGGCACGGTGTTTTTATGGCTGGACTTCAGCGTGCCGGTGCCGGCGATACGGGCCGAGTTCGAGCGCATCACGCATGCGTCGTCGCGTTGGGACCAGCGGGTGTGCGTGCTGCACGTGACGGACGCCGACGACCGCGGCATGCAGTTGCGGCTACTGATCAGCGCACAGGATTCCGGTACCGCCTTCGACCTGCGTTGCGAAATCCGCGAGGCGATCATCGCCTTCGTGGCGGCCAACTATCCGGATTCGTTGCCGCGCCTGCGTCCGGTGCTCGACGCGCCGGGGCCGCAAGAGGAAAGCCTGGGCAAACGCGCCGTGCACGTGGCGGACAGCCCGGCGCCATAA